The genomic interval GCAGCTGGTGCACCACCGCGCGCACCGCCGCCTCGATCTGCTCCTCGGACACCGGCCGCTTCTGCAACGCGCGGTCGAAGCTGGTGCGCAGCTTGCGCGCATCGAAGGCCTCGCGGCCGCCATCGCTCTTGATCACCGTCGGCAGCTTCAGCTCGATCGTCTCCAGCGTGCTGAACCGCTCGCCGCACGCCTCGCACTCGCGGCGGCGACGGATCGTCGCGCCGTCCTCGGACACGCGCGAGTCGATCACGCGGGTATCGGTGTGCTGGCAGAAGGGGCAGTGCATTCAGAGTGCCGGGATTGGGGATTGGAGATTGGGGATTCGGAAACGTGCGGGTCCACGGGAATGGCCGTTGGCCAATCCCGAATCCCCATTCCCGAATCCCCGCCTCTCAGCCATACACCGGATACTTGCGGCACTGCGCGGTCACCGCGTCGCGCACGCGGGCGATGACCGCTTCGTCGGCGGGGGCGTCGAGCACGTCGGCGATCCAGTTGGCCAGGTCGATGCTGTCCTGCTCCAGGTAGCCGCGGGTGGTGATGGCCGGGGTGCCCAGGCGCAGGCCCGAGGTCACGAACGGCGAGCGCGGATCGTTGGGCACCGAGTTCTTGTTGACGGTGATGTGCGCCTTGCCCAGCGCCGCTTCCGCATCCTTGCCGGACACGTCCTTGCCGATCATGTCCACCAGCATCAGATGGTTCTCGGTGCCGCCGGAGACGATCTTGTAGCCGCGCGCGATCAGGGTCTTGGCCATCGCCTGGGCGTTCTTCACCACCTGCTGCTGGTAGGTGGCGAACTCCGGCTCCAGCGCTTCCTTGAACGCCACCGCCTTGGCTGCGATCACGTGCATCAGCGGACCGCCCTGGATGCCCGGGAACACGATCGACTGCAGCTTCTTGACCAGGTCCTCGCTCGCGCCCTTGGCCAGGATGATGCCGCCGCGCGGGCCGCGCAGGGTCTTGTGGGTGGTCGAGGTGACCACGTGCGCGTGCTCCAGCGGGCTCGGATACACGCCGGCGGCGACCAGCCCGGCCACGTGCGCCATGTCCACGAACAGCACCGCATCGACCTTGTCGGCGATGGCGCGGAAGCGCGCCCAGTCGATC from Xanthomonas sp. DAR 34887 carries:
- the nrdR gene encoding transcriptional regulator NrdR; translation: MHCPFCQHTDTRVIDSRVSEDGATIRRRRECEACGERFSTLETIELKLPTVIKSDGGREAFDARKLRTSFDRALQKRPVSEEQIEAAVRAVVHQLRMSGERELPSIRVGEYVMAELRKLDHVGYVRFASVYRSFQDVADFREEIEKLERELPVGSEQLPLLDLVRADKPGDKSGKR
- the glyA gene encoding serine hydroxymethyltransferase; protein product: MFPRAARIETYDPELAQAIAAEAGRQEDHVELIASENYCSPLVMEAQGSQLTNKYAEGYPGKRYYGGCEFVDIAEQLAIDRVKQLFGADYANVQPHSGSQANQAVYLALLQPGDTILGMSLAHGGHLTHGAKVNASGKLFNAVQYGVNEQGLIDYDEVERLALEHKPKMVVAGFSAYSQKIDWARFRAIADKVDAVLFVDMAHVAGLVAAGVYPSPLEHAHVVTSTTHKTLRGPRGGIILAKGASEDLVKKLQSIVFPGIQGGPLMHVIAAKAVAFKEALEPEFATYQQQVVKNAQAMAKTLIARGYKIVSGGTENHLMLVDMIGKDVSGKDAEAALGKAHITVNKNSVPNDPRSPFVTSGLRLGTPAITTRGYLEQDSIDLANWIADVLDAPADEAVIARVRDAVTAQCRKYPVYG